Proteins encoded within one genomic window of Hermetia illucens chromosome 2, iHerIll2.2.curated.20191125, whole genome shotgun sequence:
- the LOC119648167 gene encoding inositol monophosphatase 1: MASDLDLDKCYQTILTLVDEAGKIVASRNSERKSYEQKSGDIDLLTVTDKEVEKLLIDRIKADFPSHKFIGEEGSSSGESKCVLTDDPTWIIDPVDGTMNFVHSFPHSCISVGLFVNKVPEIGVIYNPMLNQKFTARRGKGAFYNGNPVHVSGEKELSKALITSEFGSSRDPEKMQVVNENFQNLSKIIHGFRILGACALDMSMVAIGAADACYEMGIHIWDIAAAILIVREAGGVAIDPSGGELDVMSRRCLVAASPELAAAIAKNLKQYYPKPRDDEC; encoded by the exons ATGGcaagtgatttagatttggaCAAATGCTACCAAACAATATTGACATTGGTCGATGAAGCCGGCAAG ATAGTTGCAAGCCGTAATTCGGAGCGGAAAAGTTATGAGCAAAAATCAGGCGATATTGATTTGTTGACAGTTACAGATAAAGAGGTAGAAAAACTACTTATCGACAGAATTAAGGCAGATTTTCCCTCTCATAA ATTCATAGGGGAGGAAGGGTCCAGCTCTGGGGAATCGAAATGTGTTCTCACGGATGATCCGACTTGGATAATTGATCCTGTCGATGGCACCATGAACTTCGTCCACAGCTTCCCGCATTCCTGCATTTCGGTTGGCCTATTCGTTAATAAG GTGCCTGAAATTGGTGTTATATACAATCCCATGTTGAATCAGAAGTTCACAGCCCGTCGAGGCAAAGGAGCATTCTACAATGGAAATCCAGTTCACGTCTCAGGAGAAAAAGAACTCAGCAAGGCATTGATAACCAGTGAATTCGGAAGTTCCCGAGACCCCGAAAAGATGCAAGTTGTTAACGAAAACTTCCAGAATCTCTCCAAAATAATTCACGG ATTTCGCATACTAGGAGCATGTGCCCTGGATATGTCAATGGTGGCTATCGGAGCGGCCGATGCATGCTACGAGATGGGAATTCACATATGGGATATCGCTGCTGCCATTCTCATTGTTCGAGAAGCGGGTGGAGTCGCAATCGATCCTAGTGGCGGAGAATTGGATGTGATGTCGAGAAGATGCTTAGTTGCTGCGTCGCCGGAACTGGCAGCAGCAATcgccaaaaatttgaaacaatacTATCCAAAGCCACGAGATGATGAATGTTAA